In one Aquabacterium sp. OR-4 genomic region, the following are encoded:
- a CDS encoding type II toxin-antitoxin system VapC family toxin, which translates to MIYLLDTNILIYLIKNQPPGIAQRIDAMPAEDSLCMSFVTWAELLKGAERSTRKVEVLRRLELLARQVPVRYPSGPAICRHYAEQATRLKDAGTPICANDLWIASHALAEDAALVTHNTREFGRVAGLRVEDWVAGAGA; encoded by the coding sequence GTGATCTACCTGCTCGACACCAACATCCTGATCTACCTGATCAAGAACCAGCCGCCGGGCATCGCGCAGCGCATTGACGCGATGCCGGCAGAAGACAGCCTTTGCATGTCATTCGTCACCTGGGCTGAACTGCTCAAGGGGGCGGAACGCAGCACCCGCAAGGTCGAGGTCTTGCGCAGGCTGGAATTGCTGGCGCGGCAGGTGCCCGTGCGCTACCCCAGCGGCCCGGCCATCTGCCGCCACTATGCCGAACAGGCCACGCGGCTGAAGGACGCCGGCACACCCATTTGCGCCAATGACCTGTGGATCGCCAGCCATGCCTTGGCCGAAGATGCCGCGCTGGTGACGCACAACACTCGGGAGTTTGGCCGCGTGGCCGGATTGCGTGTCGAAGACTGGGTGGCGGGTGCGGGGGCTTGA
- a CDS encoding antitoxin → METLTTRVFNNGNSQAVRIPAEFRLDTDRVSITRNEAGDLVIHPLRVPRGAALMQALQALGEVDGSFIAALDAEQSKPLPAQEREGL, encoded by the coding sequence ATGGAAACGCTCACGACGCGGGTGTTCAACAACGGCAACAGCCAGGCCGTGCGCATTCCGGCCGAGTTTCGGCTCGACACCGACCGGGTGAGCATCACCCGCAATGAGGCCGGTGATCTGGTGATTCACCCCTTGCGTGTGCCGCGCGGTGCCGCCCTGATGCAGGCCCTGCAAGCGCTGGGTGAGGTGGACGGCAGTTTCATTGCGGCGCTGGACGCCGAGCAGAGCAAGCCCTTGCCCGCGCAGGAGCGGGAAGGGCTGTGA
- a CDS encoding SDR family oxidoreductase, giving the protein MKTFKGRTAVLTGGASGFGLECARIAAREGMNVVLVDVQADALASAEAEVAALAAGQGGRVLSQRVDVSQATAMESLAKTVHETFGAPHFVFNNAGIATGGLVWEHSVQDWEWTLGVNLWGVVHGVRLFTPMMLAAAQADPDYEGHIVNTASMAGLLSPPNMGVYNVSKHAVVTLSETLYQDLGLVTEQVHAHVLCPYFVPTGIHQSERNRPAGMANAGGPTKSQLIAQAMSDKAVGSGKVSAAEVAGFVFDALRENRFYVFSHPKALGGVQLRLEDIQLQRNPTDPFKERPEVGAQLKAQLRG; this is encoded by the coding sequence ATGAAGACATTCAAGGGCCGCACCGCGGTACTCACCGGCGGTGCCTCGGGCTTCGGCCTGGAGTGCGCACGCATTGCCGCGCGCGAAGGCATGAACGTGGTGCTGGTGGATGTGCAGGCCGATGCGCTGGCCAGCGCCGAGGCCGAGGTGGCCGCGCTGGCCGCGGGGCAGGGCGGCCGCGTGCTGTCGCAGCGTGTGGACGTGAGCCAGGCCACCGCGATGGAATCGCTGGCCAAGACCGTGCACGAGACCTTTGGCGCACCGCACTTCGTGTTCAACAACGCCGGCATCGCAACCGGCGGCCTGGTGTGGGAACACTCGGTGCAGGACTGGGAATGGACGCTGGGCGTCAACCTGTGGGGCGTGGTGCACGGCGTGCGCCTGTTCACGCCGATGATGCTGGCCGCCGCCCAGGCCGACCCGGACTACGAAGGACACATCGTCAACACCGCCTCGATGGCCGGCTTGCTGAGCCCGCCCAACATGGGCGTCTACAACGTCAGCAAGCATGCGGTGGTGACGCTCAGCGAAACGCTTTATCAAGACCTGGGCCTGGTCACCGAGCAAGTGCACGCCCATGTGCTGTGCCCGTATTTCGTGCCCACCGGCATCCACCAGAGCGAACGCAACCGCCCGGCTGGCATGGCCAACGCCGGTGGCCCCACCAAAAGCCAATTGATCGCCCAAGCCATGAGCGACAAAGCCGTGGGCAGCGGCAAGGTGAGTGCGGCCGAGGTGGCCGGCTTCGTGTTTGACGCGCTGCGCGAGAACCGCTTCTACGTCTTCAGCCACCCCAAGGCCCTGGGTGGCGTGCAATTGCGGCTGGAAGACATTCAGCTGCAGCGCAACCCCACCGATCCGTTCAAGGAGCGGCCCGAGGTGGGCGCGCAGTTGAAGGCACAGTTGCGCGGCTGA
- a CDS encoding glutathione S-transferase family protein encodes MRHELILHHYPMSPFAEKARLLLGAKGLAWRSVIIPSVMPKPDVLALTGGYRKTPLLQIGADVYCDTALMARVLEARQPTPSLYPASAPLAAPLAQWADYTLFWLAATVAMQPAGAAAILPNPTPETVKAFRSDRAAFTAGMARPTLADATVQLQAALAALDAQLARGTPWLLGAERSIADFSVAHCLWFVRRAGPVAEILAPHAALNAWLDSMLAIGHGTHQDLASSEAVAMAAAAGGHAPTTVQPGLGFEPGQAVTVAAVDYGTDPVAGTLVGLGPESVTIARRDERAGAVHVHFPRQGFQIRKEQSA; translated from the coding sequence ATGCGCCATGAACTGATCCTGCACCACTACCCGATGTCGCCGTTTGCCGAGAAGGCGCGGCTGCTGCTGGGTGCCAAGGGCCTGGCCTGGCGCTCGGTGATCATCCCCAGCGTGATGCCCAAGCCCGACGTGCTGGCGTTGACCGGCGGCTACCGCAAGACGCCGCTGCTGCAGATTGGCGCCGACGTGTACTGCGACACCGCGCTGATGGCCCGCGTGCTCGAGGCGCGCCAGCCCACGCCCAGCCTCTACCCGGCCAGCGCGCCACTGGCGGCGCCGCTGGCGCAATGGGCCGACTACACGCTGTTCTGGCTGGCGGCCACGGTGGCCATGCAGCCGGCCGGCGCGGCCGCCATCCTGCCCAACCCGACGCCCGAGACGGTGAAGGCCTTTCGCAGCGACCGCGCCGCCTTCACCGCCGGCATGGCGCGGCCCACGCTGGCCGATGCCACGGTGCAGTTGCAGGCCGCGCTGGCGGCGCTGGATGCGCAACTGGCCCGCGGCACGCCTTGGCTGCTGGGCGCCGAGCGCTCGATCGCCGATTTTTCGGTGGCGCATTGCCTGTGGTTTGTGCGCCGGGCCGGCCCGGTGGCCGAGATCCTGGCACCCCATGCCGCGCTGAATGCCTGGCTCGACAGCATGCTGGCCATCGGCCATGGCACGCACCAGGATCTGGCCAGCAGCGAGGCGGTGGCCATGGCCGCCGCCGCCGGAGGCCACGCCCCCACCACGGTGCAGCCGGGCCTGGGCTTCGAGCCCGGCCAGGCCGTCACCGTGGCGGCGGTGGACTACGGCACCGACCCGGTGGCCGGCACGCTGGTGGGCCTGGGCCCCGAGAGCGTGACGATTGCCCGCCGCGACGAGCGTGCCGGCGCCGTGCACGTGCACTTTCCCCGCCAGGGCTTCCAGATTCGCAAGGAGCAAAGCGCATGA
- a CDS encoding acyl-CoA dehydrogenase family protein produces MSASVITHEVVNQAETLVGANLYAGNQALRDALAFNLPGVDEAPFIALGAEAGSAEMQRHARLANRHQPVLHTHDRQGRRIDEVEFHPSYHTLMAAAMRAGLHGTPFTQGPGGHIRRAAAMMLFTEAEPSMLCPISMTYAANAALRDNPAIHAAWGPGLASTTYDERFLPFDQKRGLTMGMGMTEKQGGSDVRANSTEAVPDGQDNQDAWGQRYRITGHKWFFSAPMCDAHLVLARTPAGLSCFFVPRWLPDWVPGGQGGGLNALRVQRLKDKLGNHANASSEVEFHGAIGWRVGDEGRGIPQILAMGMLTRLDCALGSAGLMRQALSIALHHTAQREAFGKRLIEQPMMKNVLADLALESEAATALALRLARAVDATENGNDASGHEKLIGRVLTPIAKFWICKRGAAFAQEAMECLGGNGYVEEGGEGVMARIYREMPLNSIWEGAGNIMAVDLLRALRSGPVAEALAHEMRPARGAHPALDAALARVLDGLDGGPSSDFSEARARRLARDTALVLQAALLRQHSTDAVFQAFCAGRLAEGCDVFGALPAGCDLDAIVQRALLQ; encoded by the coding sequence ATGAGCGCATCGGTGATCACGCACGAGGTCGTCAACCAGGCCGAAACCCTGGTGGGCGCCAACCTGTATGCCGGCAACCAGGCGCTGCGCGATGCGCTGGCCTTCAACCTGCCTGGGGTGGACGAGGCGCCGTTCATCGCGCTGGGCGCCGAGGCCGGCTCGGCCGAGATGCAGCGCCATGCGCGCCTGGCCAACCGGCACCAGCCCGTGCTGCACACCCATGACCGCCAGGGCCGCCGCATCGACGAGGTCGAGTTCCACCCCAGCTACCACACGCTGATGGCCGCCGCCATGCGCGCCGGCCTGCACGGCACGCCGTTCACGCAGGGGCCGGGCGGCCACATCCGCCGTGCCGCGGCCATGATGCTGTTCACCGAGGCCGAGCCCAGCATGCTGTGCCCGATCTCGATGACCTATGCGGCCAATGCCGCGCTGCGCGACAACCCGGCCATCCATGCCGCCTGGGGCCCGGGCCTGGCCAGCACCACCTACGACGAGCGTTTCCTGCCCTTCGATCAAAAGCGCGGCCTGACCATGGGCATGGGCATGACCGAGAAGCAGGGCGGCTCCGATGTGCGCGCCAACAGCACCGAAGCCGTGCCCGATGGTCAAGACAATCAGGATGCCTGGGGCCAGCGCTACCGCATCACCGGCCACAAGTGGTTCTTCTCGGCGCCGATGTGCGACGCGCACCTGGTGCTGGCGCGCACCCCCGCCGGCCTGAGCTGCTTTTTCGTGCCGCGCTGGCTGCCCGACTGGGTGCCGGGCGGGCAGGGCGGCGGCCTGAACGCGCTGCGCGTGCAGCGCCTGAAAGACAAGCTGGGCAACCATGCCAATGCCAGCAGCGAGGTCGAGTTTCACGGCGCCATCGGCTGGCGTGTGGGCGATGAGGGCCGCGGCATCCCTCAGATCCTGGCCATGGGCATGCTCACGCGCCTGGATTGCGCGCTGGGCAGCGCCGGGCTGATGCGCCAGGCGCTGTCAATTGCGCTGCACCACACGGCGCAGCGCGAGGCCTTTGGCAAGCGCCTGATCGAGCAGCCGATGATGAAGAACGTGCTGGCCGATCTGGCACTCGAAAGCGAAGCCGCCACCGCGCTGGCGCTGCGCCTGGCGCGCGCGGTGGATGCCACCGAGAACGGCAACGATGCCTCGGGCCACGAGAAGCTGATCGGCCGCGTGCTCACGCCGATTGCCAAGTTCTGGATCTGCAAGCGCGGCGCGGCCTTTGCGCAGGAGGCCATGGAATGCCTGGGTGGCAACGGCTATGTCGAGGAGGGCGGCGAAGGCGTGATGGCCCGCATCTACCGCGAGATGCCGCTCAACTCGATCTGGGAGGGCGCCGGCAACATCATGGCCGTCGACCTGCTGCGCGCGCTGCGCAGCGGCCCGGTGGCCGAGGCCCTGGCGCATGAGATGCGGCCAGCCCGGGGCGCGCACCCGGCACTCGACGCCGCACTGGCCCGCGTGCTCGATGGCCTGGACGGCGGCCCATCCTCCGATTTCAGCGAGGCCCGCGCCCGCCGCCTGGCGCGCGACACCGCCCTGGTGCTGCAGGCCGCGCTGCTGCGCCAGCACAGCACCGATGCCGTGTTCCAGGCCTTTTGCGCCGGCCGCCTGGCCGAGGGCTGCGATGTGTTTGGCGCACTGCCTGCAGGCTGCGACCTCGATGCCATCGTGCAGCGCGCCCTGCTGCAGTGA